One part of the Candidatus Reconcilbacillus cellulovorans genome encodes these proteins:
- a CDS encoding UTP--glucose-1-phosphate uridylyltransferase, with translation MRRIRKAIIPAAGLGTRFLPATKAQPKEMLPIVDKPAIQYIVEEAIASGVEDIIIVTGRNKRAIEDHFDKSVELETMLEESGKLDLLEIVKSIGEMADIHYIRQKRPLGLGHAVLCARKFVGSEPFAVLLGDDIIHSQVPALKQMTEMYEKYGTSVIAVQEVPEKDVSRYGIVDPDGPVPGTPHCYIRDLVEKPDVAQAPSRLAVIGRYIIEPEIFEILERCEPGRGGEIQLTDALRVLNTYKPMIAHKLVGRRYDVGDKFGYIEATVEFALMREELREQMLAYLRGLLAEELLAATEADR, from the coding sequence ATGAGACGCATTCGCAAGGCCATCATTCCGGCGGCGGGGCTGGGCACCCGCTTTTTGCCCGCCACGAAAGCGCAGCCGAAGGAGATGTTGCCGATCGTCGACAAGCCGGCGATTCAGTATATCGTCGAAGAGGCGATTGCGTCCGGCGTCGAGGATATTATTATCGTAACAGGGCGGAACAAACGTGCGATTGAAGACCATTTCGACAAATCCGTCGAGCTGGAGACGATGCTGGAAGAATCGGGAAAGCTTGATTTGCTAGAAATCGTAAAAAGTATTGGAGAAATGGCTGATATTCACTACATCCGCCAAAAACGTCCGCTCGGTCTCGGCCACGCCGTCCTGTGCGCGAGGAAGTTCGTCGGCAGCGAACCGTTTGCGGTGCTGTTGGGCGACGATATCATTCATTCGCAGGTGCCGGCTTTGAAACAAATGACAGAAATGTATGAGAAATACGGAACCTCGGTGATCGCTGTTCAGGAAGTCCCGGAAAAAGACGTCAGCCGTTACGGCATCGTTGATCCCGACGGACCGGTTCCCGGCACGCCGCATTGTTACATTCGCGATTTGGTCGAAAAGCCCGACGTCGCGCAGGCTCCGTCCCGGCTCGCCGTCATCGGCCGCTATATTATCGAGCCGGAAATTTTCGAGATTCTCGAGCGGTGTGAACCCGGCCGCGGCGGCGAAATCCAGCTCACCGACGCGCTCCGCGTGCTGAATACCTATAAGCCGATGATCGCCCACAAGCTGGTCGGGCGGCGGTACGACGTCGGCGACAAGTTCGGCTACATCGAGGCGACGGTGGAATTCGCGCTGATGCGCGAGGAATTGCGGGAACAGATGCTGGCTTACTTGCGCGGACTGCTCGCCGAGGAGCTGTTGGCCGCCACGGAGGCGGACAGATGA
- a CDS encoding phosphatase: MAERAQADLHVHTSVSDGDFPPAEVVRLAAEAGLQAIAVTDHDTLDGFSEAAEAGRRWGVEVVPGVEISTSSDGKDIHVLGYFVDVSDARFRERLAYQRDARRRRNERMAERLRELGVPVALEEIEEEARRSGKPNRHIGRAHIADWLVRNGYAESRADAFRRWLGREGAAYVALSRIAPEEAIRWIHEAGGAAVLAHPGLYGVPDLVDRLAAFGLDGVEAYHSDHDADQEAFYAAAAERLGLVATAGSDFHGRRGGDFFHGPVGNRRISRDVLEHLKERTKRST; the protein is encoded by the coding sequence GTGGCGGAGCGCGCGCAGGCGGATCTGCATGTGCACACGTCGGTTTCCGACGGCGATTTTCCGCCGGCGGAAGTCGTCCGGCTCGCAGCGGAGGCGGGACTTCAGGCGATCGCCGTCACCGACCACGACACGCTGGACGGGTTTTCGGAAGCGGCGGAAGCCGGCCGGCGGTGGGGAGTCGAAGTCGTTCCCGGCGTTGAAATCAGCACGTCGTCGGACGGGAAAGATATTCATGTGCTCGGTTATTTCGTCGATGTTTCGGACGCGCGGTTTCGCGAACGCCTGGCGTACCAGCGCGATGCCCGGCGGCGGCGCAACGAGCGGATGGCCGAGCGGTTGCGCGAGCTCGGCGTGCCGGTGGCGCTGGAGGAAATCGAGGAGGAGGCGCGCCGTTCGGGCAAGCCGAACCGCCATATCGGCCGCGCACACATTGCGGATTGGCTCGTGCGCAACGGATATGCCGAATCGCGAGCGGACGCGTTTCGAAGATGGCTCGGCCGAGAAGGCGCCGCTTATGTGGCTTTATCGAGGATCGCCCCGGAAGAGGCGATCCGATGGATTCACGAAGCCGGCGGCGCGGCGGTGCTCGCCCATCCCGGTTTGTACGGCGTTCCTGATCTGGTCGACCGGTTGGCCGCTTTCGGTCTCGACGGCGTCGAGGCGTACCATTCCGATCACGACGCAGATCAAGAAGCCTTTTACGCCGCGGCGGCTGAACGGCTAGGGCTCGTCGCGACGGCCGGTTCCGATTTTCACGGCCGGCGGGGCGGCGATTTTTTTCACGGCCCTGTCGGCAACCGGCGGATTTCCCGCGACGTGTTGGAACATTTAAAAGAAAGGACGAAGCGATCGACATGA
- a CDS encoding LysR family transcriptional regulator, which yields MALTFHQLRIFYEVAEKGSFSAAAQALHMTQPAVTMQVQALEDYFGVKLFRRSTKKVEITEAGKTLLPFAVRSVRLVQEAESAMSRFTRLMEGRLQFGASLTFGEYILPRLLVPFRQEHPNVTIRMRVMNTAQILEEILSNRLDFGLVEAPIDDPEVVTEAVLSDELKLVLPVGHPLAEKETVTIEDVRQYPFVLREPGSGTRRVMEEELRRRGVDPGELQVAMELGSTGAIKSAVEAGIGLSILSKSSVRHEVALGLLKVRRIEGFEFTRHFYSVYRKTALLPMSAVAFLAFLRERDLSRWL from the coding sequence ATGGCGCTGACGTTTCATCAGCTTCGCATTTTTTACGAAGTCGCGGAAAAGGGGAGTTTTTCCGCCGCGGCTCAGGCGCTCCATATGACGCAACCTGCTGTCACGATGCAGGTTCAGGCGTTGGAAGACTATTTCGGCGTCAAGCTGTTCCGACGTTCGACGAAGAAAGTCGAGATCACGGAGGCGGGGAAGACGCTTTTGCCGTTCGCCGTCCGCAGTGTGCGGCTTGTCCAGGAAGCGGAGTCGGCGATGTCGAGATTTACCCGCCTGATGGAGGGAAGGCTTCAATTCGGCGCCAGCCTGACGTTCGGCGAATACATTTTGCCCCGCCTTCTCGTTCCCTTCCGGCAGGAGCACCCGAACGTGACGATCCGCATGCGCGTCATGAACACGGCGCAGATCCTGGAAGAAATTTTGTCCAACCGGCTCGATTTCGGACTGGTGGAGGCCCCGATCGACGATCCCGAAGTCGTGACGGAAGCGGTGTTGAGCGACGAGCTGAAGCTCGTGCTGCCCGTCGGACATCCTTTAGCGGAGAAAGAAACGGTCACGATCGAGGACGTCCGGCAGTATCCGTTCGTTTTGCGCGAACCAGGATCCGGCACGAGAAGGGTCATGGAAGAGGAGTTGCGCCGCAGGGGGGTCGATCCCGGCGAGCTTCAGGTCGCGATGGAGCTCGGCAGCACGGGGGCGATCAAGTCGGCGGTGGAGGCGGGCATCGGGCTGTCGATCTTGTCGAAATCGTCCGTGCGGCACGAAGTCGCGCTTGGGCTGCTGAAAGTGCGGCGCATCGAAGGGTTCGAGTTTACTCGCCATTTTTATTCAGTATATCGAAAAACGGCGCTGTTGCCGATGTCGGCGGTCGCCTTTCTCGCGTTTTTGCGGGAACGGGATTTGAGCCGGTGGCTGTAG
- a CDS encoding CBS domain-containing protein, with translation MATLRDIMSTDVVTVTRQDNIYEAALKMKNNDTGFIPVVENDRPIGVVTDRDLVIRGYAEKRSGSASIEEVMTKGVVSLPPDATVEEAARKMAENRIRRLAVVENGRLVGVVALGDLAVRDAHDRKAGRALSEISKNVDHVGVPGR, from the coding sequence ATGGCGACGTTAAGGGACATCATGAGCACCGATGTCGTGACCGTGACGCGGCAAGACAACATTTACGAAGCGGCGCTCAAAATGAAAAACAACGACACCGGCTTCATCCCGGTCGTCGAAAACGATCGACCGATCGGCGTCGTGACGGACCGCGACCTCGTGATCCGGGGCTATGCGGAAAAACGGTCCGGCTCGGCTTCGATCGAGGAAGTGATGACCAAGGGCGTCGTTTCGCTCCCGCCTGACGCCACCGTCGAGGAAGCCGCGCGAAAAATGGCCGAAAACCGGATTCGGCGCTTGGCCGTCGTGGAGAACGGCCGGCTCGTCGGCGTCGTCGCCTTGGGCGACTTGGCCGTTCGCGACGCGCACGACAGAAAAGCCGGCCGGGCGCTTTCCGAAATTTCCAAAAACGTCGATCATGTCGGTGTGCCGGGCCGCTGA
- a CDS encoding putative lipid II flippase FtsW produces the protein MRHSDQKRSKRGASARAAIDFPLFLTTVLLVGFGLVMVFSASSMTSWRADAPSAAGVVSETFDPWYYTKRQAAFALGGLVCMFAAMSVPYRAFRKLYIPFFVAMIPLLAATPFVAEDRNGARSWIPVGPFTLQPSEFAKLALILYLASVISKKGDGIRDLRKGFLPVAAVVALFAGLIMCQNDVGTALIVVAIAGVMLLVGGTSWKHLAASGIVAMAAVAILVLEKQYRLDRILSFLHPEQDRLGSGYQLLQSLYAFSHGGWQGAGLGQSIQKLYYIPEAHNDFIFSIIGEEFGFVGTSLFIAAYVFFVWRGVLLSLRSPDAYGMLLGIGIMSWFAIQAVVNIGGVTGSMPLTGVTLPFISYGGSSLVASMTAVGIVLGISRERSTANVT, from the coding sequence ATGCGCCATTCGGACCAAAAACGAAGCAAACGCGGCGCCTCCGCGCGGGCGGCGATCGATTTTCCGCTGTTTCTGACGACCGTACTGTTGGTCGGGTTCGGACTCGTCATGGTGTTCAGCGCCAGCTCGATGACGAGCTGGCGTGCAGACGCGCCGTCGGCGGCAGGCGTCGTTTCGGAAACGTTCGACCCGTGGTATTACACAAAACGGCAGGCTGCTTTCGCGCTCGGCGGGCTCGTTTGCATGTTCGCCGCCATGTCGGTTCCATACCGGGCGTTTCGGAAGCTGTACATTCCGTTTTTTGTCGCTATGATCCCGCTTCTTGCGGCGACGCCGTTCGTCGCTGAAGACCGCAACGGCGCGCGCAGTTGGATTCCGGTCGGTCCGTTCACCCTGCAGCCGTCGGAATTCGCCAAACTGGCGCTTATCCTTTATCTCGCGTCGGTCATCAGCAAAAAAGGCGACGGTATCCGCGACTTGCGCAAAGGATTTCTCCCCGTCGCGGCGGTCGTCGCCCTGTTTGCAGGACTGATCATGTGCCAGAACGACGTCGGAACGGCGCTCATCGTCGTGGCGATTGCGGGTGTGATGCTGCTCGTCGGCGGAACGTCGTGGAAACATCTAGCCGCTTCCGGCATCGTCGCGATGGCCGCGGTGGCGATTCTCGTGCTCGAAAAACAATACCGGCTCGACCGGATCTTGTCGTTCCTCCATCCTGAACAAGACCGGTTGGGAAGCGGATACCAGCTGCTGCAATCGCTTTACGCCTTCAGCCACGGCGGCTGGCAAGGCGCCGGACTCGGACAGAGCATTCAGAAATTGTATTATATTCCCGAAGCCCATAACGACTTTATTTTCTCAATCATCGGCGAAGAATTCGGGTTCGTCGGAACCAGTCTGTTCATCGCCGCCTATGTCTTCTTCGTATGGAGAGGCGTCCTGCTTTCACTGCGCAGTCCCGACGCCTACGGCATGTTGCTCGGCATCGGGATCATGAGCTGGTTCGCCATCCAGGCCGTCGTCAACATCGGCGGCGTAACCGGCAGCATGCCGCTGACCGGCGTGACGCTGCCGTTCATCAGTTACGGCGGCTCGTCGCTCGTCGCCTCGATGACGGCGGTCGGCATTGTGCTCGGCATCTCGCGGGAACGCTCGACGGCAAACGTCACGTGA
- a CDS encoding 3-oxoacyl-ACP reductase: MDLGLKGRKALVTASSRGIGRAIAEALAREGADVGLCGRNQAAVYETARRLRETYGVDAWAVAADVGRRDDIEGLVGEAARRWGRIDALVCNAGGPPGGSFLTLSDEEWEAAFRINVMSVVRLTRSVYPLMRDGGGRIVAVASTSVKMPIPRLVLSNAMRSAVAAVMKTLSIEWGKDGILVNTICPGRIRTDRTEELDRLQAREEGKSVAEVRAAIEAQIPLGRYGEPEELARLAAFLLSPANTYVTGSLFYVDGGMVKAM, from the coding sequence ATGGATCTGGGCTTAAAAGGCCGAAAGGCTTTGGTAACCGCCTCCAGTCGGGGGATCGGACGGGCGATCGCCGAAGCGCTGGCGCGGGAGGGGGCGGACGTCGGCCTTTGCGGCCGAAACCAAGCGGCTGTGTATGAAACGGCCCGCCGTCTGCGCGAAACCTACGGTGTCGACGCCTGGGCGGTCGCCGCCGACGTCGGCCGCCGGGACGATATCGAGGGCTTGGTCGGCGAGGCGGCGCGGCGGTGGGGACGAATCGATGCTCTGGTGTGCAACGCCGGAGGACCGCCCGGCGGATCGTTTCTGACGCTCTCGGACGAAGAGTGGGAGGCGGCTTTTCGGATCAACGTGATGAGCGTCGTGCGGTTGACACGGAGCGTCTATCCGCTTATGCGCGACGGCGGCGGTCGGATCGTCGCCGTTGCATCGACGTCGGTCAAAATGCCGATTCCGCGCCTGGTGCTGTCCAATGCGATGCGTTCGGCGGTCGCCGCCGTGATGAAGACGCTATCGATCGAATGGGGAAAAGACGGTATCCTCGTCAACACGATTTGCCCCGGGCGCATCCGGACCGACCGGACGGAAGAGCTCGACCGGCTCCAGGCGCGCGAGGAAGGAAAATCGGTGGCGGAAGTCCGCGCGGCGATCGAAGCGCAAATTCCGCTCGGCCGGTACGGGGAGCCCGAGGAGCTGGCGCGTCTTGCCGCCTTTTTACTGTCGCCGGCGAATACTTATGTAACGGGGTCGCTGTTTTACGTCGACGGCGGCATGGTCAAGGCGATGTAG
- a CDS encoding calcium/proton exchanger, giving the protein MSRKFAVSLVATFAAAAVGHYTHADAAVRFALACIAVLFAAAFLGRATESVAVYAGQRVGGFLNATFGNAAELIIALFLVKSGFHSVVKASLTGSVIGNLLLVLGLSVLLGGLRHRVQRFNPVLAGHTVSLMMLALLCLLLPAFFADRLAAREQAVFSLVVAAVMLAAYVCWLWFSMVTHQKELEEQTESADHGHTAPWSKTQSIVFLLAATGMIAFISEWLVNALETFTERFGLSELFVGAFLIAIVGNAAEHSAAVWLAMKNKLGAAVEIAIGSSLQIALFVSPVLVFASFLFGRPMDLIFDPAELTAIGVAVFIAASVARDGRTDWFEGVLLLALYVALGTAFFFL; this is encoded by the coding sequence TTGAGCCGGAAATTCGCTGTCTCGCTTGTCGCGACCTTCGCCGCAGCCGCCGTCGGCCATTACACGCACGCCGATGCAGCCGTCCGATTTGCGCTTGCCTGCATCGCCGTCTTGTTCGCCGCCGCGTTTCTCGGGCGCGCGACGGAAAGCGTCGCCGTCTATGCCGGCCAGCGCGTCGGCGGCTTTTTGAACGCGACGTTCGGCAATGCGGCCGAGCTGATCATCGCCTTGTTTCTCGTCAAAAGCGGATTCCATTCGGTCGTCAAAGCCAGCCTGACGGGGTCGGTCATCGGCAACCTGCTGCTCGTCCTCGGGCTGAGCGTATTGCTCGGCGGCCTCAGACACCGCGTGCAGCGATTTAACCCTGTCCTGGCCGGACATACCGTTTCGCTCATGATGCTCGCATTGCTTTGTCTGCTGTTGCCCGCATTTTTCGCCGACAGACTGGCCGCACGCGAACAGGCGGTGTTTAGTCTCGTCGTCGCCGCCGTCATGCTTGCGGCTTACGTCTGTTGGCTTTGGTTTTCAATGGTGACTCACCAGAAAGAATTAGAAGAACAAACGGAATCGGCCGATCACGGACACACGGCGCCCTGGTCCAAAACGCAATCCATCGTCTTCCTGCTCGCCGCGACCGGCATGATCGCGTTCATCAGCGAATGGCTCGTCAACGCCCTGGAAACGTTCACCGAGCGTTTCGGCCTGTCCGAATTATTCGTCGGCGCCTTCCTGATCGCTATCGTCGGCAACGCAGCCGAACACAGCGCTGCGGTTTGGCTTGCCATGAAAAATAAGCTCGGCGCCGCCGTCGAAATCGCGATCGGCAGCTCGCTTCAGATCGCTCTTTTCGTCTCGCCCGTTCTCGTCTTCGCCAGCTTTCTGTTCGGCCGGCCGATGGACTTAATCTTTGATCCGGCCGAACTGACAGCGATCGGCGTCGCCGTCTTCATCGCGGCCTCGGTCGCGCGCGACGGGCGAACCGACTGGTTCGAGGGAGTCCTGCTGCTTGCGCTGTACGTCGCACTTGGCACGGCCTTCTTCTTCCTGTAA
- a CDS encoding PTS sugar transporter, giving the protein MPSSGSEAIVEIARTASRFRSSIVLQYENKFIDVKSILGLYTTLLDTGTYDLHIHGPDADEAKQAMAAVFEKHGLRVRVVE; this is encoded by the coding sequence ATGCCGAGTTCGGGCAGCGAGGCGATCGTCGAGATCGCCCGAACCGCAAGCCGGTTCCGGTCTTCGATCGTATTGCAATACGAGAACAAGTTCATCGATGTCAAAAGCATTCTCGGGCTTTATACGACGCTTCTCGACACCGGGACATACGACCTGCACATCCACGGTCCGGACGCCGACGAGGCGAAACAGGCGATGGCGGCCGTGTTCGAAAAGCACGGGTTGCGCGTCCGCGTGGTCGAATAG
- a CDS encoding aminopeptidase, translating to MRDPRLVRLAQNLVGYSVDVQSGENVLIEMIGSERELVKCLIEEVYARGGRPFVQLSDPSVMRSLLFGLSEEHAEQWAKMDLVRMENMQAYIAVRAGENVNELADVPAEKQRIYDLYYRKPVHLEQRVKKTKWVVLRYPNASMAQLANMSTDAFEDFYFDVCNLDYARMDKAMDPLYELMSRTDEVRIVGPDTDLTFSIRGIGVQKCSGHRNIPDGEVFTAPVRDSVNGVIRFNVPSVYNGVTFEQVRFRFENGKIVEATANDSRRLNEILDTDEGARYIGEFSLGLNPYILHPMKDILFDEKISGSLHLTPGQAYEEADNGNRSAIHWDLVLIQRPEYGGGEIYFDGVLIRKDGRFVHPALEGLNPEHLR from the coding sequence ATGAGAGACCCAAGACTTGTTAGATTGGCCCAAAACCTTGTCGGCTATTCTGTCGACGTTCAATCGGGCGAAAACGTCCTGATCGAGATGATCGGCTCGGAACGCGAGCTGGTCAAATGTCTTATCGAGGAAGTCTACGCCCGCGGGGGGAGGCCGTTCGTCCAGCTGTCGGATCCGTCCGTCATGCGTTCGCTGTTGTTCGGCCTGTCGGAAGAACACGCTGAACAGTGGGCGAAAATGGACCTGGTGCGAATGGAAAACATGCAGGCGTACATCGCGGTCCGAGCCGGCGAAAACGTCAACGAACTGGCCGACGTGCCGGCGGAGAAACAGCGGATTTACGATCTTTATTACCGCAAACCGGTTCATCTCGAGCAGCGCGTCAAAAAAACCAAATGGGTCGTTCTGCGCTATCCGAATGCGTCGATGGCCCAGTTGGCCAACATGAGTACTGATGCGTTCGAGGATTTTTATTTCGACGTATGCAACCTCGACTACGCGCGGATGGACAAGGCGATGGACCCGCTGTACGAGTTGATGTCGCGGACGGACGAGGTACGCATCGTCGGGCCGGATACCGATTTGACATTTTCGATCCGCGGGATCGGCGTCCAGAAATGCAGCGGACACCGCAACATCCCCGACGGCGAAGTGTTCACGGCTCCCGTGCGCGACTCGGTCAACGGCGTCATTCGGTTCAACGTGCCGAGTGTCTATAACGGCGTGACGTTTGAGCAGGTGCGATTCCGATTCGAAAACGGCAAAATCGTCGAGGCGACCGCGAACGATTCGCGGCGGTTGAACGAAATTCTCGACACGGACGAAGGCGCGCGCTACATCGGCGAATTCAGCCTAGGGCTCAATCCATATATTTTGCATCCAATGAAAGATATTCTTTTCGACGAAAAAATTTCCGGTAGCCTTCATTTAACGCCGGGCCAGGCGTACGAGGAGGCCGACAACGGCAATCGTTCCGCCATCCATTGGGATCTTGTGCTCATCCAGCGGCCGGAGTACGGCGGCGGAGAAATTTATTTCGACGGCGTTCTTATCCGCAAGGACGGGCGGTTTGTCCATCCCGCTCTGGAAGGGCTCAATCCGGAACATTTGCGCTGA